One segment of Dolichospermum sp. DET69 DNA contains the following:
- a CDS encoding DUF1049 domain-containing protein, whose amino-acid sequence MVFKILVNFLISLILAVWVVAIALISVQNATPVSLRFLGFQSIQIPFGLMLAFSVAVGLLGTAVLQPLWGLGESQFKGDEDAEFFIDDEDF is encoded by the coding sequence ATGGTTTTCAAAATATTGGTAAATTTCTTGATATCGCTAATTTTAGCTGTTTGGGTAGTGGCGATCGCTCTAATTTCTGTCCAAAATGCCACTCCTGTATCTTTGCGGTTTTTGGGTTTTCAATCAATCCAAATTCCCTTTGGATTAATGTTAGCTTTTAGTGTGGCTGTGGGTTTGTTAGGTACAGCAGTTTTGCAGCCGCTTTGGGGATTAGGAGAATCGCAATTTAAGGGAGATGAAGATGCAGAATTTTTTATTGATGATGAAGATTTTTAA
- a CDS encoding DUF1345 domain-containing protein — protein MTSPQKSTQTPVKSKLPHRWRVHFRLILSGIFALILSFLLPSWLNLFTRILCIWNAGMICFLGSTWVLMVQANPKKMRRHAQSQDQGRLVILSLITAAACASILAIIFILKDTKGKDANIVIPHLILVVITIIGSWLLVHTIFALHYAYQYYQDHKTQINSHAGGLDFPEDIEPDYWDFLYFSFVIGMTSQVSDVQITSQSLRRLALLHSILSFFFNTVIVAMSINIIAGLIQ, from the coding sequence ATGACTTCACCTCAAAAGTCTACACAAACTCCGGTTAAAAGTAAACTTCCTCACCGATGGAGAGTTCACTTCCGACTAATTTTATCTGGCATATTTGCTTTAATATTATCGTTTTTGCTGCCATCTTGGCTTAATTTATTCACTCGGATTCTTTGCATCTGGAATGCGGGAATGATCTGTTTTTTAGGCTCAACTTGGGTGCTTATGGTGCAAGCAAACCCCAAAAAAATGCGCCGTCACGCTCAAAGTCAAGACCAAGGACGTTTAGTAATTTTGAGTTTAATTACTGCTGCTGCTTGTGCCAGCATATTAGCGATTATTTTTATCTTAAAAGACACAAAAGGCAAGGATGCAAATATAGTAATTCCCCATCTGATTCTAGTAGTAATAACGATTATTGGATCATGGTTACTAGTTCACACTATTTTTGCCCTACACTATGCTTACCAATATTATCAGGATCACAAAACCCAAATTAATTCTCACGCTGGAGGACTAGATTTTCCTGAAGATATTGAACCTGACTACTGGGATTTTTTATATTTTTCTTTTGTGATTGGGATGACTAGTCAAGTTTCCGATGTCCAAATTACCTCGCAATCGCTGAGAAGATTAGCTTTACTCCATAGTATCCTCTCCTTTTTCTTTAATACTGTAATTGTTGCCATGAGTATTAATATCATTGCGGGTTTAATTCAGTAA
- a CDS encoding PD-(D/E)XK nuclease family protein yields the protein MSTPDRPFVSYHLWSLFAPSRGQEHWHCQMRRGFIKARQHEPQVKALLATATPPQRIGILAQKGVYEFHHHLQWLTQVDGVEKVARLLGLSQTHETVKYRVLQILRKYQNAPLLLGKRILELTAGDEGFPKPILIEKQDYCFRLYAAMDCIFIESDSTLHILDFKTGRSAFDHRQAFVYLLAARYLYPGKTAVASFYNLEICKKSELITITNSEFKSLESQLANIAHQHQEDLQQYEAKNSNFSQIFPPNPGNHCRFCAFSSICEFAQLKQPKSYAMPITKSHPSPTSS from the coding sequence ATGTCAACCCCCGATAGACCCTTTGTTAGTTACCACCTTTGGTCTTTATTTGCCCCCAGCCGGGGACAGGAACATTGGCATTGCCAAATGAGAAGAGGATTTATTAAAGCGCGACAACATGAACCACAAGTCAAAGCTTTGTTGGCAACCGCTACCCCACCGCAGCGCATTGGCATTCTTGCCCAAAAGGGTGTATATGAGTTTCATCATCACCTGCAATGGTTAACTCAGGTTGATGGTGTGGAAAAAGTTGCCCGGTTATTGGGATTGAGTCAGACTCATGAAACAGTTAAATATCGGGTATTACAAATTTTACGAAAATATCAAAATGCCCCTTTATTATTAGGGAAGCGGATTCTGGAATTGACGGCGGGTGATGAAGGTTTTCCCAAGCCGATTTTGATTGAAAAACAAGATTATTGCTTTCGGTTATATGCAGCTATGGACTGTATATTTATCGAGTCTGATAGCACCTTACATATTTTAGATTTTAAAACTGGTAGATCTGCCTTTGATCACAGACAAGCCTTTGTTTACTTACTTGCAGCCCGTTATCTTTATCCTGGGAAAACCGCAGTTGCATCTTTTTATAATTTGGAAATTTGCAAAAAATCGGAATTAATTACTATTACTAATAGTGAGTTTAAATCTTTAGAATCTCAATTGGCTAATATTGCCCATCAACATCAAGAAGATCTGCAACAATATGAAGCTAAAAATAGCAACTTCAGTCAAATATTTCCCCCGAATCCCGGTAATCATTGTCGGTTTTGTGCTTTTAGTTCTATCTGTGAATTCGCCCAGTTAAAACAACCAAAGTCTTATGCAATGCCCATTACAAAATCTCACCCTTCCCCAACATCTTCGTGA
- a CDS encoding GxxExxY protein — MINEKYKYSELTSKIIGCAMIVHKTLGNGFQEVIYQRALAIEMQLSGISFAREFEMPIFYKKEQIGTRRVDFLVESIISVELKAITKLEDVHFAQAINYLETYNLEIGLLINFGETSLNFKRLTHKKYQSEL, encoded by the coding sequence ATGATAAATGAGAAGTATAAATACTCGGAACTTACCTCTAAAATTATTGGATGTGCTATGATTGTGCATAAAACATTGGGTAATGGTTTTCAAGAAGTAATTTATCAAAGAGCATTAGCAATTGAAATGCAGTTATCAGGTATTTCCTTTGCAAGAGAATTTGAAATGCCTATTTTTTACAAAAAAGAACAAATAGGAACAAGACGAGTAGATTTTTTAGTAGAAAGTATTATTTCGGTTGAATTAAAAGCAATAACTAAATTAGAAGACGTTCATTTTGCACAAGCAATTAACTATTTAGAGACATACAACCTTGAAATTGGGTTATTAATTAATTTTGGTGAAACCAGTTTGAACTTTAAAAGACTAACTCACAAGAAATATCAGTCTGAACTATGA
- a CDS encoding phosphoglucomutase/phosphomannomutase family protein, whose translation MSNPSNSGEIKFGTDGWRGIIADDFTFPNVRKVTRAIASYLETAYSKDKPVLIAYDTRFLADEFARTSAAVLADLGWNVKITDRDCPTPVIAYNARLLNSAGALMFTASHNPAPYCGIKYIPDYAGPATPEITDTIVANIETSSDELPGSNPSGTISTFDPKPDYLNFIYTLLDVEKIKSANLKVKYDALYSTSRGYLDEVLQHCGCQLESFHDWRDVLFGGGMPEPKGEQLVELVAAVKADQADLGLATDGDSDRFGIVDEQGNVLTPNTVLLVLARHLIKNKGKSGAIVRTVATTHLLDNFAAKYGLQIYETAVGFKYIGEKMRETAVLIGGEESGGLSIIGHIPEKDGVLADMLVAEAIAYEGKPLSQLVQEAITEADGPLYNNRLDLHLTEAHKVAVINSYTQNPPSVVAGIKVKEVGRKDGIKLYLEEGSWVLLRPSGTEPLVRVYMETNSPEKLSQIAKFMEGEIAKLG comes from the coding sequence ATGAGTAACCCTAGCAATTCCGGTGAGATCAAGTTTGGTACTGATGGATGGCGCGGAATTATTGCTGATGATTTTACTTTCCCAAATGTGCGGAAAGTAACCAGGGCGATCGCTAGTTATCTGGAAACTGCCTATAGTAAAGACAAACCTGTTTTAATTGCCTACGATACGCGGTTTTTAGCTGACGAGTTTGCCCGGACATCTGCCGCTGTTTTGGCGGATTTGGGCTGGAATGTAAAAATTACTGATCGGGATTGTCCCACTCCAGTAATTGCCTACAATGCCCGGCTCCTGAATTCCGCAGGGGCTTTGATGTTTACTGCTAGTCATAATCCTGCACCTTATTGTGGGATTAAATATATTCCTGATTATGCGGGACCCGCGACTCCAGAAATTACTGATACTATTGTGGCCAATATCGAAACGTCATCGGACGAGTTACCTGGAAGTAACCCATCTGGGACAATTTCTACTTTTGATCCTAAGCCCGATTATCTGAATTTTATCTACACCTTATTGGATGTGGAAAAAATTAAAAGTGCAAATTTAAAGGTCAAGTACGATGCCCTTTATTCTACCTCGCGTGGCTATTTAGATGAAGTCTTGCAACACTGTGGTTGTCAATTAGAAAGTTTCCACGATTGGCGGGATGTGCTTTTTGGCGGTGGTATGCCTGAACCCAAAGGGGAACAGTTAGTTGAGTTGGTGGCAGCGGTGAAGGCTGATCAGGCGGATTTGGGTTTGGCTACCGATGGTGATAGCGATCGCTTTGGTATTGTTGATGAACAAGGTAATGTCCTGACTCCCAATACAGTGCTGTTAGTTCTAGCACGGCATTTGATTAAAAACAAGGGTAAGAGCGGTGCAATTGTTAGGACTGTGGCAACTACGCATTTATTAGATAATTTTGCTGCTAAGTATGGCTTGCAAATTTATGAAACTGCGGTAGGTTTTAAATACATTGGTGAGAAAATGCGGGAAACCGCTGTTTTGATTGGTGGAGAAGAATCCGGTGGTTTAAGTATCATTGGCCATATTCCTGAAAAAGATGGGGTTTTAGCAGATATGCTAGTAGCTGAGGCGATCGCTTATGAAGGTAAGCCTTTAAGTCAGTTGGTACAGGAAGCGATCACCGAAGCTGATGGGCCTTTGTATAACAATCGCTTAGATTTACACCTAACTGAAGCTCACAAGGTGGCTGTGATTAATTCCTACACCCAAAATCCACCTTCTGTCGTGGCAGGAATCAAGGTGAAAGAGGTGGGCAGGAAAGATGGTATTAAACTGTATTTAGAAGAGGGTAGCTGGGTGTTGCTGCGCCCTTCTGGAACAGAACCTTTGGTGAGAGTGTATATGGAAACTAACTCACCAGAAAAACTTAGTCAGATTGCTAAATTCATGGAAGGTGAAATTGCTAAGTTAGGATAG
- a CDS encoding lmo0937 family membrane protein gives MLNLIWTAVVVLFVLWLLGFSIHIGGSLIHLLLVLALIGIVYNLLIGRRIV, from the coding sequence ATGTTGAATCTTATTTGGACTGCTGTTGTTGTACTTTTCGTTCTCTGGTTGTTAGGATTCTCGATTCACATTGGTGGTAGCTTAATTCACCTACTTCTGGTTTTGGCACTAATTGGCATTGTCTACAACTTACTTATAGGACGACGTATCGTATAA
- a CDS encoding RNA-binding protein, with the protein MSIYVGNLSYDVAENDLTGVFAEYGNVKRVQLPTDRETGRKRGFAFVEMGSDAEEAVAIEALDGAEWMGRNLKVNKAKPKEDRGGGGGGGRGGYGGGGGGRDRY; encoded by the coding sequence ATGTCAATTTACGTTGGTAATTTGTCCTATGACGTTGCTGAAAACGACCTTACTGGGGTTTTCGCAGAATATGGGAATGTTAAAAGAGTCCAACTACCTACTGACCGGGAAACTGGTCGTAAAAGAGGTTTTGCCTTTGTAGAAATGGGTTCAGACGCAGAAGAGGCAGTAGCAATTGAAGCCCTTGACGGCGCTGAATGGATGGGACGTAACTTAAAAGTTAACAAAGCTAAACCCAAAGAAGATCGTGGTGGTGGTGGTGGTGGTGGACGAGGTGGATATGGTGGTGGTGGCGGTGGACGCGACCGTTACTAA
- the rnc gene encoding ribonuclease III — protein sequence MSSVYPRRQRQLESLVQKFGLPLDAPIKWELLDLALTHPTVSDSANYEQLEFVGDAVVRLVAAVILWEHYADCSVGDFAAIRSVLVSDRILAQLAREYGLELYLLVAGSATADHVGQESRLADSFEAVLGALYLSTNNLNLIRPWLDSHFQQLTTEIRLDPARLNYKAALQEWTQAQFKVLPEYRVLEVSQPHRTHERFFAEVWLHEKMLGQGKGRSIKAAEQAAAKVAYLAINAQVTDES from the coding sequence ATGTCCAGCGTTTATCCCCGCCGTCAACGGCAGCTTGAAAGTTTAGTCCAAAAGTTCGGTTTGCCACTAGATGCACCTATAAAGTGGGAATTGTTAGATTTGGCACTGACTCATCCTACCGTCTCTGATTCTGCAAATTATGAACAACTAGAGTTTGTTGGCGATGCGGTGGTACGTCTAGTAGCGGCTGTGATATTATGGGAACATTATGCCGATTGCTCAGTTGGCGATTTCGCCGCTATTCGTTCAGTTTTAGTCAGCGATCGCATTCTTGCCCAATTAGCAAGAGAATATGGTTTAGAATTATACTTATTAGTGGCTGGTAGTGCCACCGCTGATCATGTTGGCCAAGAGTCACGATTAGCAGACTCTTTTGAAGCAGTTCTAGGGGCGCTTTACCTTAGCACTAACAACCTCAACCTAATTCGTCCTTGGTTAGATTCCCATTTTCAACAGCTAACCACAGAAATTCGGCTTGATCCTGCCAGACTAAACTATAAAGCAGCTTTACAAGAGTGGACTCAAGCGCAATTCAAAGTTCTCCCAGAATATCGAGTTTTGGAAGTCAGTCAACCCCACCGCACGCATGAACGCTTCTTTGCTGAAGTTTGGCTACATGAAAAAATGTTAGGACAAGGCAAGGGACGCTCCATTAAAGCTGCTGAACAAGCCGCTGCGAAAGTTGCCTATTTAGCAATTAACGCCCAGGTGACAGATGAGTCATAA
- a CDS encoding DUF433 domain-containing protein: protein MTNQELETQLLALTPTEKAQAIQILTQTLNQSSYRITKTPGVCGGEACIANTRIPIWLLVESRRLGISEAQILDDYPHLTAADLVNAWAYANAHPEEIETAIQKNEAA, encoded by the coding sequence ATGACAAACCAAGAATTAGAAACCCAACTCCTAGCATTAACCCCAACAGAAAAAGCCCAAGCCATACAAATATTAACTCAAACCTTAAATCAAAGCTCATATCGCATTACTAAAACCCCTGGTGTTTGTGGTGGTGAAGCCTGTATTGCTAATACTCGCATTCCTATTTGGTTGTTAGTAGAATCTCGGCGTTTAGGAATTAGTGAAGCACAAATTTTAGATGATTATCCTCATTTAACTGCTGCTGATTTAGTGAATGCTTGGGCTTATGCAAATGCACATCCAGAAGAAATTGAAACAGCAATTCAAAAAAATGAGGCGGCTTAA